In one window of Acidovorax sp. HDW3 DNA:
- a CDS encoding flagellar assembly protein FliH, producing MVSPSGSRAYTRFIPKEEIEAGAVTQWSFGHIGSGSEPPLAEPQPEPEEVPEDLAPPAPLEPFEPMISLAEHEALLQQVSAQAHAEGHAQGLAQGQQQTAQEWQQRLDDYVAGPGQQSAEQLTALLAALDASCTELQQRMARELLQLACDIARQVVRRELKGDPQALLPVVREALDMLVSEGRAATVRLHPSDWEQLERPLREKFGAGKVQWQPDPAVAPGDCLVESAGAVIDGSLPKRWRRAVAALGLVGEWEEGDDAD from the coding sequence ATGGTGAGTCCATCGGGCAGCCGCGCCTACACCCGCTTCATCCCCAAGGAGGAGATCGAGGCCGGGGCGGTCACGCAGTGGAGCTTTGGCCACATCGGCAGTGGCAGCGAGCCGCCGCTGGCAGAGCCGCAGCCCGAGCCCGAGGAGGTGCCGGAAGACCTGGCGCCGCCCGCACCGCTGGAGCCGTTCGAACCCATGATCTCCCTGGCCGAGCACGAAGCCTTGCTGCAGCAAGTGAGTGCCCAGGCCCACGCCGAGGGCCACGCCCAGGGGCTGGCACAGGGCCAGCAGCAAACCGCGCAGGAATGGCAGCAACGCCTGGACGATTACGTCGCCGGCCCCGGGCAGCAAAGCGCCGAGCAGCTGACGGCGCTGCTCGCCGCGCTCGATGCCAGCTGCACCGAACTGCAGCAACGCATGGCGCGCGAGCTGCTGCAGCTCGCCTGCGACATTGCGCGCCAGGTGGTGCGCCGCGAATTGAAAGGCGATCCGCAGGCGCTGCTGCCCGTGGTGCGCGAGGCGCTGGACATGCTGGTGAGCGAAGGCCGCGCGGCCACCGTGCGCCTGCATCCGTCGGACTGGGAGCAGCTCGAGCGCCCGCTGCGTGAAAAGTTTGGCGCCGGCAAGGTGCAGTGGCAGCCCGATCCGGCAGTGGCGCCGGGCGACTGCCTGGTCGAATCGGCCGGCGCCGTGATCGACGGCAGCCTGCCCAAGCGCTGGCGCCGCGCCGTGGCCGCACTGGGCCTGGTGGGCGAATGGGAGGAGGGCGACGATGCCGATTGA
- the fliG gene encoding flagellar motor switch protein FliG — MDEQGLNDAAILLISLGEEAAGEVFKHLSPKEVQKLGETIARMRAISRDKVDDIVSRFSEDAAAQSLLVSDTGNYVRSVLRRALGDDKATLLIDRILQGGDVSGIESLKWMDPLSVAELLRNEHPQIVAAILVHLDVEQSSAILMQLTDRQRCEIMLRVATLEGIQPTALKDLNEVLYKVLAGGDKIRKSSLGGVKTAAEIINLMSSGVDATVLESIRGYDPDLAQKIMDKMFVFEDIGKLDDRSIQTVLREVASETLIVALKAASNELREKILGNMSSRAAEAMREDLEARGPMRLSEVETQQREIIKTVRRLAEEGQIVLGGGGADDALV, encoded by the coding sequence ATGGATGAACAAGGGCTCAACGATGCCGCGATTTTGCTGATCTCCCTGGGGGAGGAGGCCGCCGGTGAGGTGTTCAAGCACCTCTCGCCCAAGGAGGTGCAAAAACTCGGCGAAACGATTGCGCGGATGCGCGCCATTTCGCGCGACAAGGTGGACGACATCGTCTCGCGCTTTTCCGAGGACGCGGCGGCGCAAAGTCTGCTGGTGTCCGATACCGGCAACTACGTGCGCTCGGTGCTCAGGCGGGCGCTGGGGGACGACAAGGCCACGCTGCTGATCGACCGCATTTTGCAGGGCGGTGACGTCTCGGGCATTGAGAGCCTCAAGTGGATGGATCCGCTGTCGGTGGCGGAGCTGCTGCGCAACGAGCACCCGCAGATCGTCGCAGCCATCCTGGTGCACCTGGATGTGGAGCAGTCGTCGGCCATCCTGATGCAGCTGACCGATCGCCAGCGCTGCGAAATCATGCTGCGCGTGGCCACGCTCGAAGGTATACAGCCGACGGCGCTCAAGGACTTGAACGAGGTGCTGTACAAGGTGCTCGCCGGTGGTGACAAGATTCGCAAGAGCTCGCTCGGCGGCGTCAAGACGGCGGCGGAGATCATCAACCTGATGAGCTCGGGCGTGGATGCCACGGTGCTCGAATCCATCCGGGGCTACGACCCCGACCTGGCGCAAAAAATCATGGACAAGATGTTCGTCTTCGAGGACATCGGCAAGCTCGACGACCGTTCCATCCAGACGGTGCTGCGCGAGGTGGCGTCCGAGACGCTGATCGTTGCCTTGAAGGCGGCCTCGAACGAGCTGCGCGAAAAAATCCTGGGCAATATGTCCTCGCGCGCTGCCGAAGCCATGCGCGAAGACCTGGAGGCGCGCGGGCCCATGCGCCTGTCCGAAGTCGAGACGCAGCAGCGCGAAATCATCAAGACCGTGCGCCGCCTGGCCGAAGAAGGCCAGATCGTGCTCGGCGGTGGCGGGGCCGACGATGCGCTGGTGTAA
- the fliF gene encoding flagellar basal-body MS-ring/collar protein FliF, producing MSAVAEVPDNPPAPPVTPTPPAAGLPALRQRLEALDRKQRMQLVAGLVLLVAAVVAAILLNRQPDYRVLFANLSDKDGGAIVAQLAQMNVPYKYTEGGGAIMVPTERVHDVRLKLATQGLPKGSVTGFELMENAKFGVTQFQERLNFQRGLEGELTRSIQALDSVQSARVHLALPNQNGFFREQQKPSASVLLGLYPGRFLDRAQIAGIVHLVASSVPELQPQAVSVVDDTGKLLSQTPEGGPGSGGSSIDVQQVQYVQKLEEQYQRRILDILEPVVGRGNVKAQVTAEVDFSQTEQTSEQHRPNLAQDASAVRSQQVVESGGPGTVLPSGIPGAVSNQPPQGSTAPINGANPAPSVSSSQPGGSGSGGGVKRESITNFEVDKTVRVTRAGGGNGSIKRLTAAVVVNYQPSQGDKGQVENKALAPEQLEQMTALVRETIGYNKDRGDSVNLMNTLFQPEKAIEPLPLWKQPETVELAKSFAWPVGMVLFAMVVLFGLIRPALRQPKLEEVQEAVAIAEARSQLDALENDDVDRPALPAKKVVDPGPSPEELRLEEARLLAKENPIAVANILKTWVNGEAP from the coding sequence ATGTCTGCCGTTGCTGAAGTTCCCGACAACCCGCCCGCACCGCCCGTGACGCCCACGCCGCCTGCGGCGGGCTTGCCGGCGTTGCGCCAGCGGCTCGAAGCGCTCGACCGCAAGCAGCGTATGCAGCTGGTTGCCGGCCTGGTGTTGTTGGTGGCGGCGGTGGTGGCGGCGATTTTGCTCAACCGCCAGCCCGACTACCGGGTGCTGTTTGCCAACCTCAGCGACAAGGATGGCGGCGCCATCGTCGCCCAGCTGGCGCAGATGAACGTGCCCTACAAGTACACCGAGGGCGGCGGCGCCATCATGGTGCCGACCGAGCGCGTGCACGATGTGCGCCTCAAGCTCGCCACCCAGGGGCTGCCCAAGGGCTCGGTAACGGGGTTCGAGTTGATGGAGAACGCCAAGTTTGGCGTCACCCAGTTTCAGGAGCGGCTGAATTTTCAGCGCGGGCTCGAAGGTGAGCTCACGCGCTCCATTCAGGCGCTCGACTCGGTGCAAAGCGCGCGCGTGCACCTGGCGCTGCCGAACCAGAACGGTTTTTTCCGCGAGCAGCAAAAGCCTTCGGCCTCGGTGCTGCTGGGGTTGTACCCGGGGCGGTTTCTCGATCGGGCGCAGATTGCCGGCATCGTGCACCTGGTGGCGTCGAGCGTGCCCGAGCTGCAGCCGCAGGCGGTGAGCGTGGTGGACGATACCGGCAAGCTGCTGTCGCAGACGCCCGAGGGCGGGCCGGGCAGTGGCGGCTCCAGCATTGATGTGCAGCAGGTGCAGTATGTGCAAAAGCTCGAAGAGCAGTACCAGCGCCGCATTCTCGACATCCTGGAGCCCGTGGTCGGGCGCGGCAACGTCAAGGCCCAGGTGACGGCGGAGGTCGATTTCAGCCAGACCGAGCAGACCTCGGAGCAGCACCGCCCCAACCTGGCGCAGGACGCCAGCGCGGTGCGCAGCCAGCAGGTAGTGGAGAGTGGCGGCCCCGGTACGGTGCTGCCCTCGGGTATTCCGGGGGCGGTAAGCAACCAGCCGCCGCAGGGCTCGACGGCGCCCATCAATGGCGCCAACCCGGCGCCCTCGGTGTCGAGCAGCCAGCCCGGCGGCAGTGGCAGCGGCGGTGGCGTCAAGCGCGAATCCATCACCAATTTTGAAGTAGACAAGACCGTGCGCGTGACCCGTGCGGGCGGCGGCAATGGCAGCATCAAGCGCCTGACGGCGGCCGTGGTCGTCAACTACCAGCCCAGCCAGGGCGACAAGGGCCAGGTGGAGAACAAGGCCCTGGCGCCCGAGCAGCTCGAACAGATGACGGCCCTGGTGCGCGAGACCATTGGCTACAACAAAGACCGGGGCGACTCCGTCAACCTGATGAACACTTTGTTCCAGCCCGAAAAAGCGATCGAGCCCCTGCCGTTGTGGAAGCAGCCCGAAACCGTGGAGCTGGCCAAGAGCTTTGCCTGGCCGGTGGGCATGGTGCTGTTTGCCATGGTGGTGCTGTTTGGCCTGATTCGCCCGGCGCTGCGCCAGCCCAAGCTCGAAGAGGTGCAGGAGGCGGTGGCGATTGCCGAGGCGCGCAGCCAGCTCGATGCGCTGGAGAACGACGACGTCGATCGCCCGGCGCTGCCGGCGAAGAAGGTGGTCGATCCCGGTCCCTCGCCTGAGGAGCTGCGCCTGGAGGAGGCGCGTTTGCTGGCCAAGGAAAACCCGATTGCGGTCGCCAACATCCTCAAAACCTGGGTCAATGGCGAGGCGCCTTGA